The Bacillus oleivorans sequence AGACAGAGTGGATTGGTCGGAGCGATATATGGAAGTCAGCTCCCGATCATTGTATTTCGTAACCCAGATCAATCATTTCGTTCACAAGCAGTAAACCTTGCCCGTCAAATATTGTCGATTGCAAAGTTCGAGCAAGAATCAGGATTGTTTATCGGGATTGGCAATGTGTATCGTTCATTGGATGAAGTCAGACAATCCTATCAGGAATCGTTAATGGCAACTATGGATACAACGCTTCCGGTTAAATATAAATTTTATTCAGATGTTCCTAATCTAAATAAAATGTACAACGGGCAATTACATAAACAGCGAGAACAAGAAATATCCGATTCTGTCAGATTAGGAGATTGGGAGCAGGTCCTAAATAAACTGATGGATATCATTCACTATTATGAGATTGAAGGATACAGCCTCTTACAGTCGCAGCAGAAGATTTTAGAAGTTCTCTGGATTGTATCACGAACGCTCAATGAATTGGGTGTCGAAACTGTCACTCCGCTTTATTCCTTCCAGATCCAGGATTATCGCCAGCTTCGCTCCGAAACAGGAATGCTGCTAGATCGCATGAAGGATAAATACATTGAACATTTTGAGCACATGGAATCCGATACGATTCTTAATCTGAAACAATACATTATCGAACACTCGCATGAAGACATTTCTCTCGAACAATTAGCCAAAAAAGTAAATTTAAGTCCGATTTATATCAGTAAAATTTTTAAAGAAAAGCTAGGAATCAATTATATCGATTTCTTAACGGAATGCCGGATTGATCAAGCGAAGAAACTGCTGGCCGATCCTGAGAAGAGCATAAAGGAAATTA is a genomic window containing:
- a CDS encoding response regulator, which codes for MIKLLIVDDEQIEREGMQAILQNAFPTLVIEQAKNGKTAIEKTVSFQPDIILMDIKMPGMSGLEAVEHISKDYPHIKFIMVTAYDTFKFVQQAIKLGAKDYLLKPSKASEIAETIGKVLKQIEVEKQHLATSILQKEALQKTLALVETDIVTQLLFDHVHEVHLDMLVEMLDIQTMDEMFVMVVIVPTKSENLYAAIKEKVRQSGLVGAIYGSQLPIIVFRNPDQSFRSQAVNLARQILSIAKFEQESGLFIGIGNVYRSLDEVRQSYQESLMATMDTTLPVKYKFYSDVPNLNKMYNGQLHKQREQEISDSVRLGDWEQVLNKLMDIIHYYEIEGYSLLQSQQKILEVLWIVSRTLNELGVETVTPLYSFQIQDYRQLRSETGMLLDRMKDKYIEHFEHMESDTILNLKQYIIEHSHEDISLEQLAKKVNLSPIYISKIFKEKLGINYIDFLTECRIDQAKKLLADPEKSIKEITFEVGYHEPNYFSKVFKKVCNLTPKEYRNTLFRKKSKVMETELKR